The Beijerinckiaceae bacterium RH AL1 genome has a segment encoding these proteins:
- a CDS encoding Protein TonB (fragment) (ID:RHAL1_02335;~source:Prodigal:2.6): protein MPELTPGVPGQPGDPAPPMPGDPLPPVTEPDPPPADEPPPVVEPVPDAPTPNPEPPPIVAEVSEPR from the coding sequence ATGCCCGAACTGACCCCCGGCGTGCCCGGCCAGCCCGGCGACCCGGCGCCCCCGATGCCCGGCGATCCGCTGCCCCCGGTGACCGAGCCGGATCCGCCGCCGGCCGACGAGCCGCCGCCGGTGGTCGAGCCGGTGCCCGACGCTCCGACGCCCAATCCGGAGCCGCCGCCGATCGTCGCCGAGGTATCGGAACCGCGTTGA
- the ku gene encoding Non-homologous end joining protein Ku (ID:RHAL1_02336;~source:Prodigal:2.6), with protein MAPRPSWKGYLKLSLVSCPVALYPASSSSEKISFHMLNGETHNRLKQQYIDSETGDVVERDDRVKGYEVSKGDYIIVSDDELADVKIESSHTIDIEKFVPKAEIDALYFDSNYFIAPDDKVGEEAFAVIREAMERRKMVGIARVVLFGKERMLMLEPRSKGLVGTTLRYAYEVRDAGGYFDEIPKVEISKELLDLASHIIDTKAGKFKPDEFKDRYQDAVVELIRAKQAGRPLPTEKGAERPSNVVNLMDALRRSLGQDGGNGGGSSAKETKAEPSKAGGNAETKRKAETKPKATAKPAAKTTAKRAAAKSVPAAAKRSTRKAG; from the coding sequence ATGGCGCCGCGTCCCAGCTGGAAAGGCTACCTCAAGCTCTCGCTCGTCTCCTGTCCGGTGGCGCTCTATCCCGCGTCGAGCTCGAGCGAGAAGATCTCGTTCCACATGCTGAACGGCGAGACGCACAATCGGCTGAAGCAGCAGTACATCGATTCCGAGACCGGCGACGTCGTCGAGCGCGACGATCGCGTCAAAGGCTATGAGGTCTCGAAGGGCGACTACATCATCGTCTCCGACGACGAGCTGGCCGACGTGAAGATCGAGTCGAGCCACACGATCGACATCGAAAAATTCGTGCCGAAGGCCGAGATCGACGCGCTCTACTTCGACAGCAACTACTTCATCGCCCCGGACGACAAGGTCGGCGAGGAGGCTTTCGCCGTCATCCGCGAAGCGATGGAGCGGCGCAAGATGGTGGGCATCGCCCGGGTCGTGCTGTTCGGCAAGGAGCGGATGCTGATGCTCGAGCCGCGCTCGAAGGGCCTCGTCGGCACCACGCTGCGCTACGCCTACGAGGTGCGTGACGCCGGCGGCTATTTCGACGAGATCCCCAAAGTCGAGATCTCGAAGGAGCTGCTCGACCTCGCCTCGCACATCATCGACACCAAGGCCGGCAAGTTCAAGCCGGACGAGTTCAAGGACCGCTACCAGGACGCCGTCGTCGAGCTGATCCGCGCGAAGCAGGCGGGACGCCCGCTGCCGACCGAGAAGGGCGCCGAGCGGCCGAGCAACGTCGTCAATCTGATGGATGCGCTGCGCCGCTCGCTCGGCCAGGATGGCGGCAACGGCGGCGGCTCCTCCGCCAAAGAGACGAAAGCCGAGCCGAGCAAGGCCGGCGGCAATGCGGAAACGAAGCGCAAGGCGGAGACCAAGCCCAAGGCGACCGCCAAGCCTGCAGCCAAGACCACCGCCAAGCGGGCCGCCGCGAAGTCGGTGCCGGCCGCGGCCAAACGTTCCACGCGCAAAGCCGGCTGA
- a CDS encoding protein of unknown function (ID:RHAL1_02337;~source:Prodigal:2.6) — translation MASDPNQPVQRNTVEARQGSTRPGVIYVLIAGVVFVLIAFAVVWAMQGHH, via the coding sequence ATGGCATCAGATCCGAACCAGCCCGTCCAGCGCAACACCGTCGAGGCGCGCCAAGGGTCGACGCGACCCGGCGTGATCTACGTGCTCATCGCCGGCGTGGTGTTCGTGCTCATCGCGTTTGCGGTGGTCTGGGCGATGCAGGGGCACCACTAA
- a CDS encoding Short-subunit dehydrogenase (ID:RHAL1_02338;~source:Prodigal:2.6) yields the protein MHEAYYKDQVAVVTGAASGIGLALAEEMLSCGAASVALLDIDAEALARQAQRLGADYPGKVVARRCDVTREAEVAETVEAVVASAGRIDLLFNNAGAGFGGRFEAQSNEDWERAFALNFYGPLYAIRAVLPVMRGQGSGHIVNIVSGIAFAPMAQQTMYAATKAALNALSLALRYEVWDDGVRVSSATPGTTATAIWPAGGPPPHAQSAQQAARAILAGVARNERLILGDERDAEGAAHAFDPAAAAGMDAYLLDVARRRRKGEAAV from the coding sequence ATGCATGAGGCGTACTATAAAGACCAGGTCGCCGTCGTGACCGGAGCGGCGTCCGGCATCGGCCTTGCGTTGGCCGAGGAGATGCTGTCGTGCGGCGCCGCGTCCGTGGCCCTCCTCGATATCGACGCGGAGGCGCTCGCCCGGCAAGCGCAGCGGCTGGGCGCGGACTATCCGGGAAAAGTGGTTGCTCGTCGCTGCGACGTGACCCGGGAGGCGGAGGTCGCAGAAACCGTTGAGGCCGTCGTCGCGTCGGCCGGCCGCATCGATCTTCTCTTCAACAATGCAGGTGCGGGCTTCGGCGGCCGCTTCGAAGCCCAGTCGAACGAAGACTGGGAGCGTGCCTTCGCGCTCAACTTCTACGGCCCCCTCTACGCGATCCGGGCCGTGCTGCCGGTGATGCGTGGGCAGGGGAGCGGCCACATCGTCAACATCGTCTCCGGCATCGCCTTCGCGCCGATGGCGCAGCAGACGATGTACGCGGCGACGAAAGCGGCGCTGAACGCACTGTCGCTCGCACTCCGCTACGAGGTCTGGGACGATGGGGTCCGCGTCAGCTCGGCGACGCCTGGCACGACGGCCACCGCCATATGGCCTGCCGGTGGGCCGCCGCCGCACGCGCAGTCCGCGCAACAGGCCGCGAGGGCGATCCTCGCAGGCGTCGCGCGGAATGAACGTCTGATCCTAGGTGATGAGAGGGACGCCGAGGGCGCGGCTCATGCGTTCGATCCCGCCGCCGCGGCGGGGATGGACGCCTATTTGCTCGATGTCGCACGGCGGCGTCGCAAAGGCGAAGCCGCCGTGTAG
- the xerC gene encoding Tyrosine recombinase XerC (ID:RHAL1_02339;~source:Prodigal:2.6) produces MTETLAFPPAQADLADAGRRWLTHLSAERRLSALSLDAYARDLRQLFAFLADYQGERPSLKTIDALTATDVRAFMARRRQALVGNRSLLRQLAGVRSFARFCEREGLAKTSAFASVRAPKLPRTLPKPLSPGLACEVVGGDGFVGETRPAWTVARDTAVLALLYGAGLRISEALGLKRGEAPVGDIDSITVVGKGRKMRQVPIIAAVRLAVEAYLEACPYKLPADGPLFIGVKQGPLSPRLIQLAVERLRGALGLPDSATPHALRHSFATHLLSRGGDLRTIQELLGHASLSTTQIYTAVDGARLLESYRANHPRAQISG; encoded by the coding sequence ATGACCGAGACCCTCGCCTTCCCGCCCGCCCAGGCGGACCTCGCCGACGCCGGCCGCCGCTGGCTGACCCATCTTTCCGCCGAGCGCCGCCTGTCGGCGCTGAGCCTCGACGCCTACGCCCGCGACCTGCGCCAGCTCTTTGCGTTCCTGGCCGACTACCAGGGCGAGCGCCCGAGCCTCAAGACGATCGACGCCCTCACGGCTACCGACGTGCGCGCCTTCATGGCCCGTCGGCGCCAGGCGCTGGTCGGCAACCGCTCGCTGCTGCGCCAGCTCGCCGGCGTCCGCTCGTTCGCCCGCTTCTGCGAGCGCGAAGGCCTCGCCAAGACCAGCGCCTTCGCCTCGGTGCGGGCGCCGAAGCTGCCGCGCACCCTGCCGAAGCCGCTCTCCCCCGGTCTCGCCTGCGAGGTGGTGGGCGGCGACGGCTTCGTCGGCGAGACGCGGCCGGCCTGGACGGTGGCGCGCGACACCGCCGTGCTGGCGCTGCTCTACGGCGCCGGGCTGCGCATCTCGGAGGCGCTCGGCCTGAAGCGCGGCGAGGCGCCGGTCGGCGACATCGATTCGATCACGGTCGTCGGCAAGGGTCGCAAGATGCGGCAGGTGCCGATCATCGCGGCCGTCCGCTTGGCGGTGGAGGCCTACCTCGAGGCGTGCCCCTACAAGCTGCCGGCGGACGGCCCGCTGTTCATCGGCGTCAAGCAGGGGCCGCTGTCGCCGCGCCTGATCCAGCTCGCCGTCGAGAGGCTGCGCGGCGCGCTCGGCCTGCCCGACTCGGCGACGCCGCACGCCCTGCGCCACTCCTTCGCGACCCACCTGCTGTCGCGGGGCGGCGACCTGCGCACCATCCAGGAGCTGCTCGGCCACGCCTCGCTGTCGACGACGCAGATCTACACCGCCGTCGACGGGGCGCGTCTGCTGGAGAGCTACCGCGCCAACCATCCCCGGGCGCAGATTTCGGGCTGA
- the purC gene encoding Phosphoribosylaminoimidazole-succinocarboxamide synthase A (ID:RHAL1_02340;~source:Prodigal:2.6), which yields MDHLKQRLIPMNRRRRIYEGKAKVLYEGPEPGTLIQHFKDDATAFNAKKHEVIDGKGVLNNRISEFIFQNLNDIGVPTHFIRRLNMREQLIREVEIVPLEVVVRNVAAGSLSTRLGIEEGTQLPRSIIEFYYKNDALNDPMVSEEHVTAFGWASPQEIDDIMALAIRVNDFLSGLFLGCGIRLVDFKMECGRLWEGELMRIVVADEISPDSCRLWDIKSNDKLDKDRFRRDMGGLVEAYTEVARRLGIMQENEQPRATGPKLVQ from the coding sequence ATGGACCATCTCAAGCAACGGTTGATCCCCATGAACCGCCGCCGCCGCATCTATGAGGGCAAGGCCAAGGTCCTCTACGAGGGCCCCGAGCCCGGTACGCTGATCCAGCACTTCAAGGACGACGCGACGGCGTTCAACGCCAAGAAGCACGAGGTGATCGACGGCAAGGGCGTCCTGAACAACCGGATCTCCGAGTTCATCTTCCAGAACCTCAACGACATCGGCGTGCCGACGCACTTCATCCGCCGGCTGAACATGCGCGAGCAGCTGATCCGCGAGGTCGAGATCGTGCCGCTCGAGGTGGTGGTGCGCAACGTCGCCGCCGGCTCGCTGTCGACCCGCCTCGGCATCGAGGAAGGCACGCAGCTGCCGCGCTCGATCATCGAGTTCTACTACAAGAACGACGCGCTCAACGATCCGATGGTCTCCGAGGAGCACGTCACGGCCTTCGGCTGGGCGTCGCCGCAGGAGATCGACGACATCATGGCGCTGGCGATCCGCGTCAACGACTTCCTCTCCGGCCTCTTCCTCGGCTGCGGCATCCGCCTCGTCGACTTCAAGATGGAGTGCGGCCGCTTGTGGGAAGGCGAGCTGATGCGCATCGTCGTCGCCGACGAGATCTCCCCCGATTCGTGCCGGCTGTGGGACATCAAGTCCAACGACAAGCTCGACAAGGACCGCTTCCGCCGCGACATGGGCGGGCTCGTCGAGGCCTACACCGAGGTCGCCCGCCGCCTCGGCATCATGCAGGAAAACGAGCAGCCGCGCGCGACCGGGCCGAAGCTCGTCCAGTAG
- a CDS encoding protein of unknown function (ID:RHAL1_02341;~source:Prodigal:2.6), translating to MALSEDKLDVIAARAPALAIGPWRWCETHFFAGGGVFMTASPVGEEKGRRYFSVWLGARHEGKLDYIRPLVGDEWEMAAF from the coding sequence ATGGCGCTGAGCGAGGACAAGCTCGATGTCATCGCGGCACGTGCGCCCGCTCTGGCGATCGGCCCGTGGCGTTGGTGCGAGACGCACTTTTTCGCAGGCGGCGGCGTCTTCATGACGGCGAGCCCGGTCGGCGAAGAGAAGGGGCGCCGCTACTTCTCCGTCTGGCTCGGCGCCAGGCACGAGGGCAAGCTCGACTACATCCGCCCGCTCGTCGGCGACGAGTGGGAGATGGCGGCATTCTGA
- a CDS encoding Spermidine/putrescine ABC transporter substrate-binding protein (ID:RHAL1_02342;~source:Prodigal:2.6), producing MTLEDAGPRAGSVALAPATPLPPISRVRWAQLALGIVCMAMIANLQYGWTLFVDPICKANHWDRTSVQFAFTIFVVTETWLVPVKSWFVDRHGPRPVLALGAALIAGAWVLNSIATSLAVLYIGAAVGGFGAAAIYGTCVGNALKWFPDKRGLAAGATAAGFGAGAALTVVPISNVIAASGYREAFLWFGLGQGLVVLVAGFFLHAPNILHPAKQPRLRILQSKRNFKPALMVRKPVFWLLYACFVMVAAGGLMTAAQIAPIAADYGIAKSPVVLAELSFGALTLALSLDRILDGIGRPLFGLLSDRIGRENTMAIAFTFGALMLLLLGTQGRDPLVFVLASALYFLVFGEIYSLFPATCGDTFGPKFAATNAGLLYTAKGTAALLVPLASLLSKAHGWQSVFYVVVGLNLCAALIALFVLKPVRTRFIADTAIMR from the coding sequence ATGACTCTGGAGGATGCCGGGCCTCGCGCCGGCTCGGTCGCGCTTGCGCCTGCGACACCCCTGCCGCCGATCAGCCGCGTCCGCTGGGCCCAGCTCGCCCTCGGCATCGTGTGCATGGCGATGATCGCCAACCTGCAGTACGGCTGGACGCTGTTCGTCGACCCGATCTGCAAGGCCAATCACTGGGACCGCACGAGCGTCCAGTTCGCCTTCACGATCTTCGTCGTCACCGAGACGTGGCTCGTGCCGGTGAAGTCGTGGTTCGTCGACCGGCATGGCCCCCGCCCCGTCCTGGCGCTCGGCGCGGCGCTCATCGCCGGCGCCTGGGTGCTCAACTCGATCGCCACCTCGCTCGCCGTCCTCTACATCGGCGCCGCGGTCGGCGGCTTCGGCGCGGCGGCGATCTACGGTACCTGCGTCGGCAACGCGCTGAAGTGGTTTCCCGACAAGCGAGGCCTCGCCGCGGGCGCGACGGCGGCTGGCTTCGGCGCCGGCGCCGCGCTGACCGTCGTGCCGATCAGCAACGTCATCGCCGCGAGCGGCTACCGCGAGGCCTTCCTATGGTTCGGGCTCGGCCAGGGGCTGGTGGTGCTCGTCGCAGGCTTCTTCCTGCATGCGCCAAACATCCTGCATCCGGCGAAGCAGCCGCGCCTGCGCATCCTGCAGTCGAAGCGCAACTTCAAGCCGGCGCTCATGGTGCGCAAGCCGGTGTTCTGGCTGCTCTACGCCTGCTTCGTGATGGTGGCGGCGGGCGGCCTGATGACCGCCGCGCAGATCGCGCCCATCGCCGCCGACTACGGCATCGCCAAGTCGCCGGTGGTGCTCGCCGAGCTCAGCTTCGGCGCGCTGACGCTGGCGCTCTCGCTCGACCGTATCCTCGACGGGATCGGCCGGCCGCTGTTCGGCCTGCTTTCCGACCGCATCGGCCGCGAGAACACGATGGCGATCGCCTTCACCTTCGGCGCCTTGATGCTGCTGCTCCTCGGCACGCAGGGGCGCGACCCGCTCGTCTTCGTGCTGGCGTCGGCGCTATATTTCCTGGTGTTCGGCGAGATCTACAGCCTCTTCCCGGCGACCTGCGGCGACACGTTCGGCCCGAAGTTCGCGGCGACCAACGCAGGGCTCCTCTACACCGCCAAGGGCACGGCGGCGCTGCTGGTGCCGCTGGCGAGCCTGCTCTCCAAGGCGCACGGCTGGCAGTCGGTGTTCTATGTGGTCGTGGGGCTCAACCTCTGCGCGGCGCTGATCGCGCTGTTCGTGCTGAAGCCCGTCCGAACGCGGTTCATCGCCGACACGGCGATCATGCGGTGA
- a CDS encoding 2-hydroxyhepta-2,4-diene-1,7-dioate isomerase (ID:RHAL1_02343;~source:Prodigal:2.6) has product MTLWIGFRRGAAREFGRLAGGEIEVCEGDMFAGATPTGERVALGAVAIDLPCRPSKMIALWNNFHAAREKNNLDHPEAPLLFVKPPNTYAPSGAEIAIPACAGRAIFEAELGIVIGRAARDVAEADAPAHIFGYTCVNDVTSLPILNADASFKQWTRSKGLDGFGPFGPVIATGLDPASLVIRAIVDGVERQNFPAADMMFSAAQLVAMISRGMTLEPGDIISCGTSLGAGTIKHGATVEIAIDEIGVLTNRFTLEGT; this is encoded by the coding sequence ATGACGCTTTGGATCGGCTTCAGGCGCGGTGCGGCGCGCGAGTTCGGCCGCCTCGCGGGCGGCGAGATCGAGGTGTGCGAGGGTGACATGTTCGCCGGCGCGACGCCGACGGGCGAGCGCGTGGCGCTCGGCGCGGTCGCGATCGACCTGCCCTGCCGCCCGTCGAAAATGATCGCGCTGTGGAACAACTTTCACGCGGCTCGGGAGAAGAACAACCTCGACCATCCCGAGGCGCCGCTGCTCTTCGTGAAGCCGCCGAACACCTACGCGCCCTCCGGCGCCGAGATCGCCATTCCGGCCTGCGCGGGACGCGCCATCTTCGAGGCCGAGCTCGGCATCGTCATCGGCAGGGCCGCGCGCGACGTCGCCGAGGCCGACGCTCCGGCGCACATCTTCGGCTACACCTGCGTGAACGACGTCACGTCGCTGCCGATCCTCAACGCGGACGCGAGCTTCAAGCAGTGGACGCGCTCGAAGGGGCTCGACGGCTTCGGGCCGTTCGGCCCGGTCATCGCCACCGGCCTCGACCCGGCATCGCTCGTCATCCGCGCGATCGTCGACGGGGTCGAGCGGCAGAATTTTCCTGCGGCCGACATGATGTTCTCGGCGGCCCAGCTCGTCGCGATGATCTCGCGCGGCATGACGCTCGAGCCCGGCGACATCATCTCCTGCGGCACCTCGCTCGGCGCGGGCACGATCAAGCACGGCGCCACGGTCGAGATCGCGATCGACGAGATCGGCGTGCTCACGAACCGGTTCACCCTCGAAGGCACGTGA
- a CDS encoding ErfK/YbiS/YcfS/YnhG family protein (ID:RHAL1_02344;~source:Prodigal:2.6): MHSSIRVALVTVALMSSTALAQAKVKIDIDLDRQTMHVEANGKDFNWKVSSGKMGYETPAGTYKVLWMDKDHFSDTYDKAPMPNAIFFAPGYAIHGASKSAWGHPASHGCVRLPVSLSAQLFEMVKKQGAEITLTGGSQANADVAEKLKHRDDNVPPPVDARAQSPDGYADPGYAYDDRGRDDGYQPAPRQPASEMSGYSPVYGQVY, translated from the coding sequence ATGCATTCATCCATCCGCGTCGCCCTGGTGACGGTAGCTCTGATGAGCTCGACGGCCCTCGCGCAGGCGAAGGTCAAGATCGACATCGACCTCGATCGGCAGACGATGCACGTCGAGGCCAACGGCAAGGACTTCAACTGGAAGGTCTCGTCCGGGAAGATGGGCTACGAGACGCCCGCCGGCACCTACAAGGTGCTGTGGATGGACAAGGACCATTTCTCCGACACCTACGACAAGGCGCCGATGCCGAACGCGATCTTCTTCGCGCCGGGCTATGCGATCCATGGCGCCTCGAAGTCGGCCTGGGGCCATCCCGCCTCGCACGGCTGCGTCCGCCTGCCGGTCAGCCTGTCCGCCCAGCTCTTCGAGATGGTGAAGAAGCAGGGCGCCGAGATCACGCTGACCGGCGGCAGCCAGGCCAACGCCGATGTCGCCGAGAAGCTGAAGCACCGCGACGACAACGTGCCGCCGCCGGTCGACGCCCGGGCGCAGTCGCCCGACGGCTACGCGGACCCGGGCTACGCCTACGACGACCGCGGCCGCGACGATGGCTACCAGCCCGCCCCGCGCCAGCCGGCCAGCGAGATGTCGGGCTACAGCCCCGTCTACGGGCAGGTGTACTGA
- a CDS encoding putative 2-dehydropantoate 2-reductase (source:Prodigal:2.6;~ID:RHAL1_02345), translated as MSIAIVGTGAIGGYLAVRLARSGVPVTVVARSNRAAIADNGMTLIEEDGTQVHTRDLRAVGSMKEAGVHDTVLLTVKAHQVGPIAEDLRHLIGPDTAVVTMQNGIPWWYFLGAYDGPHKGAHIETADPGGLIAKALDPACVVGSVVYPAAILTAPNVVEVVEGNRFTLGEPDGAKSERVEKIAAQLVAAAFKAPVIEDIRAEIWLKLWGNASFNPISALTHATLEGICRFPETRQLAHDIMSEMQEVAGKLGITFRVPIEKRIAGAEKVGPHKTSMLQDVEAGREIELEALVGSVIEMARLTGTPTPHLDTIYALMQLLAQSLNQAKGRLEIQKA; from the coding sequence ATGAGCATCGCCATCGTCGGCACGGGCGCCATCGGCGGATATCTCGCCGTCCGGCTCGCCCGCTCGGGCGTCCCCGTCACCGTGGTCGCGCGCTCGAATCGCGCCGCCATCGCCGACAACGGCATGACGCTGATCGAGGAGGACGGAACGCAGGTGCATACGCGCGACCTGCGCGCAGTCGGCTCGATGAAGGAGGCCGGCGTCCACGACACGGTGCTGCTCACCGTCAAGGCGCACCAGGTCGGCCCGATCGCCGAGGACCTGCGGCATCTCATCGGGCCGGACACCGCCGTCGTGACGATGCAGAACGGCATCCCCTGGTGGTACTTTCTCGGCGCCTACGACGGCCCGCACAAGGGCGCGCATATCGAGACGGCCGACCCCGGCGGCCTCATCGCCAAGGCGCTCGACCCGGCCTGCGTCGTCGGCAGCGTCGTCTACCCCGCCGCCATTCTCACCGCGCCGAACGTCGTGGAGGTCGTTGAGGGCAACCGCTTCACGCTGGGCGAGCCGGACGGCGCCAAGAGCGAGCGCGTCGAGAAGATCGCCGCGCAGCTCGTGGCCGCGGCCTTTAAGGCGCCGGTGATCGAGGACATCCGCGCCGAGATCTGGCTGAAGCTGTGGGGCAACGCCTCGTTCAACCCGATCTCCGCGCTGACGCATGCGACCCTCGAGGGCATCTGCCGCTTCCCGGAGACGCGGCAGCTCGCCCACGACATCATGAGCGAGATGCAGGAGGTGGCGGGAAAGCTCGGCATCACCTTCCGCGTGCCGATCGAGAAGCGCATCGCCGGGGCCGAGAAGGTCGGGCCGCACAAGACATCCATGCTGCAGGACGTCGAGGCCGGGCGCGAGATCGAGCTCGAGGCGCTCGTCGGCTCGGTGATAGAGATGGCGCGGCTGACCGGCACGCCGACGCCGCATCTCGACACGATCTACGCGCTGATGCAATTGCTCGCGCAGAGCCTGAATCAGGCCAAGGGCCGGCTGGAAATACAGAAGGCTTAA
- a CDS encoding AMP-dependent synthetase and ligase (ID:RHAL1_02346;~source:Prodigal:2.6), with protein sequence MADAKTLSALIETGADDATALSAPGGKPLTFRALRALVAGTICELNGNGIGRGDRVAIVLPNGPEMAAAFIAIAAGTTSAPLNPSYKADEFEFYLKDLNAKLLIVAEGADSPAIGVAEKLGVAIARLKPLPEDGAGAFRLAFPAGGSKTPAQTGAAEPDDIALVLHTSGTTSRPKIVPLTQSNVCASARNIRNGLAFSPEDRGLNIMPLFHIHGLIAGTLAPLSAGGQVCCTPGYSLSKFFGWMQEAHPTWYTAVPTMHQDILAKAKDHPEIVKANKLRFIRSSSSSLPPQVMKEMEEVWGAPVLEAYGMTEAAHQMASNPLPPRPRRPGSVGVAAGPEVQVVDLDGEPVAPGETGEIVIRGDNVMKGYENNEKANAEAFTKQGWFRTGDQGVMDADGYLSITGRLKEIINRGGEKISPREIDEVLMDHPAVRQCVTFAMPHDRLGEEVAAVVVLREGADADETAIREFAGIHLAKFKVPAKILFMDEIPKGATGKLQRIGLAQKLGLG encoded by the coding sequence GTGGCCGACGCCAAGACCCTTTCCGCCCTCATCGAAACCGGCGCCGACGACGCGACCGCCCTTTCCGCCCCCGGCGGCAAGCCGCTCACCTTCCGCGCGCTCCGGGCGCTCGTCGCCGGCACGATCTGCGAGCTGAACGGCAACGGCATCGGCCGCGGTGACCGCGTGGCCATCGTGCTTCCGAACGGCCCGGAGATGGCCGCCGCCTTCATCGCTATCGCCGCCGGGACCACCTCGGCGCCGCTGAACCCCTCCTACAAGGCCGACGAGTTCGAGTTCTACTTGAAGGACTTGAACGCCAAGCTTCTGATCGTGGCCGAAGGCGCCGACTCGCCGGCGATCGGCGTCGCCGAGAAGCTCGGCGTGGCGATCGCCCGGCTGAAGCCTTTGCCCGAGGACGGCGCTGGCGCGTTCCGCCTTGCCTTCCCCGCCGGCGGCAGCAAGACCCCGGCGCAAACCGGCGCTGCCGAGCCCGACGACATCGCGCTCGTGCTGCACACCTCGGGCACGACCTCGCGGCCGAAGATCGTGCCGCTGACGCAATCCAACGTCTGCGCTTCGGCGCGCAACATCCGGAACGGGCTCGCCTTTTCGCCCGAGGACCGCGGCCTCAACATCATGCCGCTGTTCCACATTCACGGGCTCATCGCCGGCACGCTGGCGCCGCTGTCGGCCGGCGGCCAGGTCTGCTGCACGCCGGGCTACAGCCTCTCGAAGTTCTTCGGCTGGATGCAGGAGGCGCACCCGACCTGGTACACGGCGGTGCCGACGATGCACCAGGACATCCTCGCCAAGGCCAAGGATCATCCGGAGATCGTCAAAGCCAACAAGCTGCGCTTCATCCGCTCCTCGTCCTCCTCCCTGCCGCCGCAGGTGATGAAGGAGATGGAAGAGGTGTGGGGCGCGCCGGTGCTCGAGGCCTACGGCATGACCGAGGCCGCGCACCAGATGGCCTCGAACCCGCTGCCGCCGCGCCCGCGCCGCCCCGGCTCGGTCGGCGTCGCCGCCGGCCCCGAGGTGCAGGTCGTCGACCTCGACGGCGAGCCGGTGGCGCCGGGCGAGACCGGCGAGATCGTCATCCGCGGCGACAACGTGATGAAGGGCTACGAGAACAACGAGAAGGCCAACGCCGAGGCGTTCACGAAGCAGGGTTGGTTCCGCACCGGCGACCAGGGCGTGATGGACGCGGACGGTTACCTCTCGATTACCGGCCGCCTCAAGGAGATCATCAACCGCGGCGGCGAGAAGATTTCGCCGCGCGAGATCGACGAGGTGCTCATGGACCACCCCGCCGTGCGCCAGTGCGTGACCTTCGCGATGCCGCACGACCGGCTCGGCGAGGAGGTCGCCGCCGTCGTCGTGCTGCGCGAGGGCGCGGACGCCGACGAGACCGCGATCCGCGAGTTCGCGGGCATCCATCTCGCGAAGTTCAAGGTGCCGGCGAAGATCCTCTTCATGGACGAGATCCCGAAGGGCGCGACCGGCAAGCTGCAGCGCATCGGGCTCGCGCAGAAGCTGGGGCTCGGCTAG
- the purS gene encoding Phosphoribosylformylglycinamidine synthase subunit PurS (ID:RHAL1_02347;~source:Prodigal:2.6) encodes MKARVTVTLKTGILDPQGKAIEGALRALAVPGITQVRQGKVFDIEVADGTDAEAALKDACEKLLANTIVENYRVELLPAP; translated from the coding sequence ATGAAAGCCCGCGTCACCGTCACCTTGAAGACCGGCATCCTCGATCCGCAGGGCAAGGCGATCGAGGGCGCGCTCAGGGCGCTCGCGGTGCCGGGCATCACGCAGGTGCGCCAGGGCAAGGTGTTCGACATCGAGGTCGCCGACGGCACCGACGCCGAGGCGGCGCTAAAGGACGCGTGCGAGAAGCTGCTCGCCAACACGATCGTCGAGAACTACCGCGTCGAGCTCTTGCCCGCGCCATGA